aaaagatatgaataatatcactggaacagaaattacagtagtttgagaatctcccccactgatacagtggtccctcaacatacgatggtaattcgttccaaacgacccatcatttgtcgaatccatcgtatgttgagggattcgtacaatgtaaagtatatgaagttatactcacctgttcccgccgcttcggaccgcgtcctcaccccacccgatgctgtcccgctgctccagcgtcttcttcgggatcctccggcttctttcgCATCttctccgggcctcgctttctggtgacgttattacgctgctgcgccggcacggcgtgcatAGCAACGCAATAACgtcgccggaaagcgaggcccggaccctggagaagatacagaagacactggaggatcgcgaagtggacccggagcagcggggataggtaagcaaACCTGCCCGGGacgcttaaactgctatccggcagcagcttaagcattttgcgctgtcggatagcagttaatgtgatggccccgacatataaaaccaTCGTATCTATTTAGAAAgataaatgttacattttatatATCTGGTAATTGAGTGCTTGGTATGTCCTTACAGATTACTTATCTGGCATAATGCATTTCCCTTGAAATGCAGATTGTTATTACTTTCCTGTAAATTTGTTTGGGTTGCACCTGGTTTAGAATACCATTACTaaccaaaagaaaagaaaagataaacaataaataaaaagaaaaactactAACCTGGGATCCTTCTAGATTAAACGTCTGTGCATTGTGGCATAGCAACATTACATCCTTTTCTAGGTCACTTATACTTCTGTATTTATGATTGCGAATTCTTTCCTACATATAAAGAAAGACATCAATTAATTGAATTaagggaagacatcagagggatcttattattaaaatatatatgtaatacaGGAGCcttattttaaaaagaaaaacatccaAGCTTGGCTGCAGTTTGCACAAAACAAACATCAAGTCCCCCAAAAGCATGTTGGAAAATGTGTTATGGTCTGATGAAAGCAAGGTGAACTTTTTAGTCATAATCCGAAAAGGTATGTTTGGTGCAAAAACAACACTGCATATCACCCAGAGAACACCATACGGACAGTGAAGCCTAGTGGTGGCAGCATTATGCTTTTCTGCAGCTGGAATCAGGGCCTTAGTCAGGGTGAAGAGAATTATGAACAGTTTCAAATACTAGGCAATTTGGCACAAAACCTTGAGGTGTCCGTTAGAAAGCTGAAGTTGCTTGCTTACCTTTCAGCATAACCTTTATCCAAAGCACACAtccaaatccataaaatcattggCTTCAccagaagattaaaggggtactcaagggatgtattatatatatatatatataaaaattccaaagccaccacactacctgcatatgttccctgtaaaccatcctgcctgatatacaTGGCTTATGTGGCTCCTGTGGTCTTCTCTGGCTgcctgatattctttgccatacttccctacatctcccagcaatcattgcagctctcctCTCACTGCTGGACAGCTCCCTTTCTGAGAGCAGCCCCCCCAGCTCTGTGAGCAGAGAGAAGtccagtgtgtgattggctgacaCCATACACACcttccagttctcagcactaaaaggcaacatgactcatcagtgcagggcaaaaACCATGTGGTCTgtctctctcaggagggtgggggctgcttaaTGGCATtctctcacttcatgcatgtaagtgacaaccaaagagggaaacctgatctatatagttaataaatgttctTTAGGCAATTAAATAGATTGATGAGAGGGAAATGataggctatgggtttagttctccGGAGTACCTCTTTCGTTTTGgaatggcccagccagagcccagaTCTTAATTCAATTTAACATCTCTGGGGTGATCTGAAGGAGTGCTTTTGCAATAAAGAATGAGCAAATATTGCAATGTCAAGATGTGCCATGCTAATAGACTCCTACCCAAAAAGACTGATTGCTTCAGTAAAAGTAAAATtattagtttaaccccttcaggacgaaaaacatacctgtacaccctggctgCTGTACTGTATGTGCTGTTAACTTACAGTaacacacacagtaacaaacataTATAAATTAGCATAGCTTCAATGTTCAATGCATTTTTTCTGATGGTACCATGAACAGGGGCTAACTGATACAACATATGCCAAAAACAGTTCAAATGTTGTCAATAGACTCTCACAACTGTATAATAACTTTATTATCAATTATTCTTAATTGTTCAAGTGTTAAGTTATTTTGGAAACTCTACATAGGTTTACCTTTAtctttttgaaatcaactggtttgCGTATTAATTCATAATATTCTGGTAACTCTTTTCTAGAAGGGAGTTGTATGAAAACTTCACTTAGCTGCCGTCCagaactgtacaaaaaaaaaaacatgaaatgtaAATGCAGGAAAAACAAACATTCTAAAATCACAATTCTAATATGTGCTGAACAGCAGAAATTGACAGCAGGTGTTAAAAAATTTCTTAAATCCTAATAAATCAatacaaaataaattattttgcagtGGTTGCCACCTAGTGGGCAAAGCTCCAAAGTGAAAATATGTAAATTCTATTGTTCAAACTGACATTGCTGCTATTTAAGACCGTAATAGAGCAGATAAAAAAATGCAGATATTACTAAAATAAATACTGATGTTTACcattaaaattattatatttttgtctATGGAAAAAGAGCAACTGTGTGCATAACCACAGAAGAAGGAATTTATGACTTATGCAATATGCTCTGGTAGCAAAGGACAAAATGATTACGTCCATTTACTCAGCAATGAATAAAATCCTCGCTTATCTAAGGTAGCACATGCGCTATACTCCTACTACGGTTTCCAGGCAACAAGAGATGCCTGCCGCAGAGAAGGAAAACTGCAACAATGGCTGCAAGAGTCTGTAGTTAAAGAATGCATAATGAATACACCAGTGGACGGGCGGTGCTCAGAAGTCTTTGTGTCGGCATGCTTATAATAATCCTGTTACAAGTCTGTACGCTTTTAAGATCTCTAGTCTGGATTTTAGAATGAAAATTtgatggggaaaaaaagagaaattttaaataaaaatatttatttagatGTAGCTCATAGACATATATATAGCagatgaaataagtattgaacatgtcCTCATTtttctcactatatatatatatatatatatatttcaaaagGTACTATCGACATTACATTTTCACCAAATGTTGGTAACAATCCAAGTAATTCATGCATAGGAAGAACCCAAAACAAATAAGCTTAGAAGTTAAGTTATgtataataatgtgaaatgacacaagtATTGCACACAAGAAAACAATATACAGGGAAAAAATGAGCCTACCAGAGTCACTACCTGACTCCGTTCAgctcattcaaataaatgagaCGTGGGCCGGGTCCAACAGATACGGGAGGGCCTAGTTTTCACATTTCCTAGCCAGATCCAGTCACCTGCTCACCAATCTCACCTGGGACCTTGTAACAGATGccagggagggaggaaaatggctacTTTGACTATTTCACTTGTGTACTTAGTTTTGTAGCCAACGAGACAacattaaagaggcactgtcattgttaaaaactgttcatatattgcaggactcattacaatatgacatttcacaatatacacctgttaatttttttttttttcacctgaaattcaagctcaaaatagccaccactaggggtcgcctgtcttttagccagacagacaagtctagattttgcagcatactggataccagccgtaaagcataccggtatccagtataggagatttctattgtgtacgcaaaactacagataaaggatgtgtggacatgctgggagccgtagttttaaaacagctggaggcaacattgctctaacacagttatttacaaacactgcagcttcagttgttactaaactacaactcccagcatgctgaaatagtcaatgcTTTCTcgaactcctgaatgacaaagaagttgatcagacattcaggagtctgtgaaagatgaatgacacacacagtgacagctatgctgattagcatccagctttactaggagaagataaaacggatagaacatgtattcataaaaatgctgtacttttatctaaaaaatccttgcactaattttataaagatctattcttatatttatacattttatcctgttatgaattcaccataatgtcttctgattactgcaggcaagctccaagtatcttcctctgacacatgacacagcatgaaaccagagaggaaagggttacagagtagagagtactgattggctgactgcccaggcttgctcctgtgagggagacagactgacacgccccctccagcctgcacaatgaaaaagtaactcaccagcagataaatgcttatatctctggatatataggtccgaaacacataaaaatgatatgcacatgatcaggattgggtactgagtaacatatccctttttttcttttttttggactatgacaggtacgctttaatacaggctgtgcactcactactttacgttATAGCAGAATGTTATTTCTTCATTGTTGTCgcatatttacaaaaatatgaaaggtgTACTCATTTATGTAAGATActataatacagtatacagaaaagttataggggtcaaaaaaggacaattttaaaggggttatccaggaataaaaaaactgaacttttttctttcaaagactgcgccctgtctgtctccactttgggtggggtattacaacttggctccatgcaCTTCAATGGAAGTGATCGGCAGAACCAGacctaacctggagacagacagggaggtctttgaaagaaagcagggccctgtacacaggcagggccGTGGGCAGTGGGGACAGGCAGGGCCGTGGGCAGTGGGGACAGGCAGGGCCGTGGGCAGTGGGGACAGGCAGGGCAGTGGGGACAGGCAGGGCCGTGGGGACAGGCAGGGCCGTGGGCAGTGGGGACAGGCAGGGCCGTGGGCAGTGGGGACAGGCAGGGCCGTGGGCAGTGGGGACAGGCAGGGCCGTGGGCAGTGGGGACAGGCAGGGCCGTGGGCAGTGGGGACAGGCAGGGCCGTGGGCAGTGGGGACAGGCAGGGCCGTGGGCAGTGGGGACAGGCAGGGCCGTGGGCAGTGGGGACAGGCAGGGCCGTGGGGACAGGCAGGgccctgggcactgaggacaagcagggccctgggcactgaggacaagcagggccctgggcactgaggacaagcagggccctgggcactgaggacaagcagggccctgggcactgaggacaagcagggccctgggcactgaggacaagcagggccctgggcactgaggacaagcagggccctgggcactgaggacaagcagggccctgggcactgaggacaagcagggccctgggcactgaggacaagcagggccctgggcactgaggacaagcagggccctgggcactgaggacaagcagggctctgggcactgaggacaagcagggctctgggcactgaggacaagcagggctctgggcactgaggacaagcagggctctgggcactgaggacaagcagggctctgggcactgaggacaagcagggctctgggcactgaggacaagcagggctctgtgcagtgaggacaagcagggctctgtgtagagaggacaagcagggctctgtgtagagaggacaagcagggctctgtgcagggagacTCTGTGACATGTGCCTGACTCACACAAAAGGATGATTGACAAACCAGGAgtctgtacagagccctacttctcCTGCTCACACTTcctatatttggactcctcatagagacacagacaACAGCTGCAGGAACAGAATTTTTAAATATACAATTttgtttaaccaatgtatattacaaatatacatataatggtattatctacattgtataaaagtttttgtaatgacaggcaaattttaaaggggttctccactgccctgtcttcccgaagctccgctcgcagcgtctggaagtttattactctggacgctgtgtgcaggcttccgtgttcgaggccgccccctcgtgacgtcacgcccgccccctcgcgaccgctgtcacgcccccttcccatagactttcgttgcgggggcgggcgtgaactcacgagggggcggcctcgaacacggaagcccgcacacagcgtctggagtaataaacttccggatgctgcaaGCGGAgttccggaagacagggcagtggagaacccctttaaggacctgccATAATGATGACGTGAGGTAGGTGgtgcagagctggaggggaattgTAAAAATCTAAAAGAAAGGACAACATTGTATGAAGTTGTGCATGTACTGCTATAGagcagtgatctacaacctgtgtCTCTGTAGCTggcacagaactacaactcccagcatgtcccaacAACCAAAAGCTGTACTATAGCAGTAAATACACTTTATTGTGTTGCTGCACCTTATGCATTGCTGTAAGTTGTCATTgcctgctgtatgtatgtatgctacCAATTCATGACTGCTTCAGCTTCAGGTGCATACAAATGATCTCATTATTACATAGTGCCTCTCTACATATTCATTTAGATCCCATCCTATGACCTCTCTCTAACATACTGATTTGTCAAAACATGTCAATACGTACACAAGTGCCTATATTACATATCAAATATTTGTTAAATACATGCGAATAAAATATTATAATGGTGCAGAGTTCACCcaaatctctatgatcatagatgtCTCCACTTATCTAGTATAAATCAATCAGCGCCACTCATGGATGGCCGGAACCACCCTTCTGGCTAGGCCGGTCACATCACTGCCCATATTCATACTATACTGTAGAGCCTTTGCACACACAGAGGCTCTACAGCCAAGATACAATAGTACCGGCTCTTCTGCGCAAATTAGTAAGGTAGTTTTCATGGTGAAAATGTACACAATAAACACAACTACAAGAGTAGTCacgggtaaagagtagtacagaacatctaGTACCTTCCTGTACTATAGGaaggcgctatcagacaggaattcagtgcatacacatcagtaatacaggtgttttaccagtgaatgctcattctgattggtcggttcttcgagccattaaaggggttgtgcgctgccctgcctttcggagctccgctcacagagtccggaagttcattactccgaacgctgtgtgcgggcttccgtgttcgcggccgcgcccttgtgacgtctcgcccgcccccttaaggaaagtctatgggaagggggcacgaccgctgtcacgcccccttcccatagactttggtagagggggcggccgcgaacacggaagcccgcacacagtgttcggagtaatgaacttccggacgctgtgagcggagctccgaaaggcagggcagcgcacaactccTTTAACATGTTTtgtagatctggactgtccgtagcattgtatattgagtctggtttcaagttacaattgtccagaaaagatcattgtatgttgaaactattgtatgtataggccattgtaagttgagggatcactgtactagtaAGGGCATCACACAACCGGTACATGTGTACCGCTAGAGATTTTTTCACAGTGCAGCAGTCATTTGTTTAAACATGATTAATTTCAAAATTGGAACCTAAATGGACGAACAGGGAGCTTATTTATCCGCTCTGAGATATATATCGCTGAGCTTCCTGCTGCATCTCCATAGGACCAGTCTACACAGTCTTCATAGGGCATTAAATACATAATTTATATTTTATGTTTAACTTCTGGCctctggggacctccgcgatctttgCCAAATGAACTCCATACAGTGCCAGAACACAGCGGTCATGccctttccattcatgtctatgggaggaggtgtgacggctgtgtactagctgccacgccccctaccatagacatgaatggagggggcgtggcatgacgtcacaatcaAGGAAGCCACAGGCATTCCAGCAGGCGAGTCCCCGCGATCagccatgttatcccctattctttggataggggataacatgcataggggcggagtacccctttaaagttgaccTATCAGGTGTACTGACATATCTGTTTAAATAATGGAAAACCTTTTCATAGAGCTCTATGTTGCATTGTTCCTCCTAGGTGTAACCATTTGGGGGAGTGTTCTTACAGTATCACATTATCCAATTAGTGCAGACCGTGACACAACCCTTTAACATGGggaatggtaacacccagttttcaatttattaaaaattttctGGGAAGAGCAGGGGAACACCACAAGGGAGAGAAAACATGTTCCTGAACTGTTATTTTATAGAGAACACAGGGAAATCGTGAGAAATCGGGAGAGCAAACATCTAGGAATATTTTCTGTAtgcttaaatgagcactgtcaccaacctttttttctttgatatgttgtagtactttacacaattttaatttaaaaaaaatatatgtttttttatatttggaaaccggccactaggggtctcactcctagtggctggctgcagcctgccgtgatgtgatgactgaattaggaccgatgccttcgctcaatcagacaggcaggagcgagcgctgtgaaCGCCAGGGCTGCGCTCATTGGCTGCCTGGCCTCACAGTTCTGCgctgatgctccaggactgtacatgtcctgtacgggTAAGTGAGGTCTTAGTTCACTTACCCTTACTTTGTTTTGGTCCCGGGTCTCGGCGGTGAGCATGGCAGGTGggcgatgctcctatactcctcctccctggataacactacactgctaaacaggaaggaggagacactgaagcagcctgccgtgctattggccgCTCATCTATGCACGCTCCAGACAGGAGCGCAGCATAAATGAggtgagggcggaagtcggcacccagcaggcgtcagtgacgtcacgcctgctggggaagttggCTTCCGGCAGAGCTAGACAGACAAACAGAAGATCAACTTTTTATAAAGgtagcaaaaaatgttttaaaggcagggagggggttagggatagtttAGCAATAAGTATGGacagagaataaaaatacagatgctgggagctactctttaaagtcTATTGAAGAGTCAGGCTAGGGCTACACTAAAAGTTGACACATCTTCTCATACCAAAGTTGCACTGAATGCCAGACTTTCTTGAGATCACAGATTTCTGTATTCATCAGTTTAGTATaacttatattttattttactttattatttttttataataaactaaAATGTCATGAGTGTACTTTTTATTGTGTTCTTTACAGTATCACATTACTGGTGTTATAAATCGCTCTCATAAaactttttgtgaaaatttgtctCAAGAGGTAAAACTACTTTGCTTACCTGTCTTTGTAGTTTATTACGGTGTCAACTATGACATTCATCTGTTTGGTTAGTTTAGGTGGGTTTGGTGATAACTTTTCAGCTGGAGGACGTCCTCTTCTTTTTTTCTCTCGCTTTTCTCCATCATCTtttacaacaacaacaacatctTTGTCCGGATTTCTTCGCCGCTTGCGTTTTTTCAGCCGAACTTCCTCTTCCATTTCCTCCAAATTTCCGTCCTCTATAGCCTGGAAAGAGAGACACATTTTATCAAAACTGAACAATcatgatgattttttttattgcaggcATGACACAAGGTAACCAAGGTAACGAAAAACTCCTCAATAAAGGTTTTGTTTTACACAGACATACCACTATGGTAATATgaatagtgaaaaaataaattgccCAACATGGTTATTAGAAACTGGATCACAACTACCACAAGCTCTATTTCGGAGACCTCTGAGTAGCCCATCCAAAATTGCACTGAAAAGTGGGGGTTCTTCTCAAAAGAAAACAGCCACCATAATGGTGGACTGAAACTGTATTGCATGCAAT
Above is a genomic segment from Hyla sarda isolate aHylSar1 chromosome 1, aHylSar1.hap1, whole genome shotgun sequence containing:
- the SMARCA2 gene encoding probable global transcription activator SNF2L2 isoform X5, producing MKRLAARCFAGLLILSPLTVISDSRPADSGKAIEDGNLEEMEEEVRLKKRKRRRNPDKDVVVVVKDDGEKREKKRRGRPPAEKLSPNPPKLTKQMNVIVDTVINYKDSSGRQLSEVFIQLPSRKELPEYYELIRKPVDFKKIKERIRNHKYRSISDLEKDVMLLCHNAQTFNLEGSQIYEDSIVLQSVFKSARQKIAKEDESEEESNEDEDEEDEDESESEAKSVKVKIKLNKKDDKNREKGKGKKRQGRGKAKPVVSDYDSDEDQDENDQTEGSVSDDE
- the SMARCA2 gene encoding probable global transcription activator SNF2L2 isoform X6 — its product is MKAIEDGNLEEMEEEVRLKKRKRRRNPDKDVVVVVKDDGEKREKKRRGRPPAEKLSPNPPKLTKQMNVIVDTVINYKDSSGRQLSEVFIQLPSRKELPEYYELIRKPVDFKKIKERIRNHKYRSISDLEKDVMLLCHNAQTFNLEGSQIYEDSIVLQSVFKSARQKIAKEDESEEESNEDEDEEDEDESESEAKSVKVKIKLNKKDDKNREKGKGKKRQGRGKAKPVVSDYDSDEDQDENDQTEGSVSDDE